In Eublepharis macularius isolate TG4126 chromosome 4, MPM_Emac_v1.0, whole genome shotgun sequence, the following are encoded in one genomic region:
- the CHST14 gene encoding carbohydrate sulfotransferase 14, whose amino-acid sequence MFPQPLIPVVARGSEMGGSSVRRATVSARTRSRGRGGTVLLPSMLTFGVIVASSGLLLMIEKGILAEVKPPPLHPSRGELSWRNAGRARVASEQEDVGYQVLQDTRNRTIRTMCGQKNMPHSVWDLSASQRRTALKHILVSDKHRFLYCYVPKVACSNWKRILKVLDGVLENVDVKLKMDHKRDLVFLSDMKPDEIRYRLKHYFKFIFVRDPMERLLSAYRNKFGEIKEYQLKYGVEIVKRYRKNPGKTTGDDVTFSEFLQYLLDEEVERMNEHWMPIYNLCQPCAIRYDFIGSYERLNEDASYVLERVQAPSYIRFPERQSWYKPVTPQTLHYYLCNTPRGLIKELLPKYILDFSLFAYPLPNVTSEFCRQ is encoded by the coding sequence ATGTTCCCACAGCCTCTCATCCCAGTGGTGGCCAGAGGCTCAGAGATGGGGGGCAGTTCTGTGCGGCGGGCCACAGTCTCTGCCCGGACCCGCTCGCGTGGCAGGGGTGGCACCGTGCTGTTGCCTTCCATGCTGACGTTTGGTGTGATTGTGGCCTCCAGCGGCCTTCTGCTCATGATCGAGAAGGGCATTTTGGCTGAGGTGAAGCCCCCGCCACTCCATCCCTCCCGTGGAGAGCTGTCCTGGAGGAACGCTGGCAGGGCCAGAGTAGCTTCGGAGCAGGAGGATGTAGGGTACCAGGTGCTCCAAGATACTCGTAACAGGACGATCCGTACTATGTGTGGGCAAAAGAACATGCCCCACAGTGTCTGGGACCTTTCTGCAAGCCAGAGGAGGACAGCGCTCAAACACATCCTGGTTAGTGACAAACACCGCTTTTTGTATTGCTATGTTCCCAAAGTTGCCTGCTCCAACTGGAAACGGATCCTGAAAGTTTTAGATGGTGTGCTGGAGAATGTGGATGTGAAACTCAAAATGGACCACAAGAGGGACTTGGTTTTCCTAAGTGACATGAAACCAGATGAGATCCGTTACCGACTGAAGCACTATTTCAAGTTCATCTTTGTCCGAGACCCAATGGAGAGACTTTTATCAGCTTACAGAAATAAATTTGGAGAGATCAAAGAGTATCAGCTGAAATATGGTGTCGAAATAGTCAAAAGGTACAGGAAAAACCCTGGGAAGACCACtggagatgatgtcactttctctGAATTTCTCCAGTACCTCTTAGATGAAGAGGTGGAGAGAATGAATGAACACTGGATGCCAATCTACAATTTGTGCCAGCCCTGTGCGATAAGATATGATTTCATTGGATCTTATGAAAGACTGAACGAGGATGCCAGTTATGTTCTGGAACGGGTGCAGGCACCCTCGTACATACGCTTCCCAGAAAGGCAATCGTGGTACAAGCCAGTGACTCCTCAAACTTTGCATTACTATCTGTGCAACACTCCAAGGGGGCTTATCAAAGAGCTATTGCCAAAGTACATTTTGGATTTCTCTTTGTTTGCTTATCCTCTTCCAAATGTTACTAGTGAATTTTGCAGGCAGTGA
- the LOC129328807 gene encoding CD59 glycoprotein-like, giving the protein MDKMKCILFTVFITIVVFCQSGDALRCYTCEQSPVVCRNNVTCTPEDDVCLQIRFVHLRTYSCWKSSRCTTKEVAEEFSADSFRFLCCHRDLCNKSPSFLVASTAAFSISAVTVIWMVYL; this is encoded by the exons ATGGACAAAATGAAGTGCATTCTGTTCACAGTCTTCATTACTATAGTTGTGTTCTGCCAGTCTG GTGATGCACTCCGATGCTACACCTGTGAACAGAGTCCTGTAGTGTGCAGGAACAATGTCACCTGTACACCTGAAGACGATGTTTGCTTGCAGATCAGGTTTG tgcATTTGAGAACATACAGCTGCTGGAAGTCCTCTCGATGCACCACAAAAGAAGTTGCCGAGGAATTTAGCGCAGACAGTTTTAGATTCCTTTGCTGCCACAGGGATCTTTGCAACAAGAGTCCAAGCTTCCTGGTGGCCAGTACAGCTGCCTTCAGTATTTCTGCAGTGACTGTGATTTGGATGGTGTACCTGTAA